In the genome of Massilia sp. PAMC28688, one region contains:
- a CDS encoding DAHL domain-containing protein encodes MSLPRRVAAIALLTLLVVTLGYLFNRTQAIDIDAQNRVMLNLRELEKLDAGWNVNILRSHVGLNPDYDPLVAPLPRMHQLTTEVASALAMTRGPEALATYGQLVSALRQKEELVEQFKSQNAVLRNSLMYIPPAIAGLKTELTGIEAALVPARTVLALDAALNTLLTDLLRYNMVPDPALGTAIERQIVLVESLRSGFSPTMGAAIEAMAAHARAIVRYRELENRLERQIADTGTGELLGRLATQFDRAFGQVQIERQRWRGYLFAYSGMLLFLVVLFARRLRRSYLIINQVNRDLKRANETLELRVAERTAALEAKSEQLEKLAMYDMLTGLINYGQFTQLLDRAMLRAARRNTNVVVMFIDLDGFKAVNDTWGHAAGNVVLQEVARRVQDKLRKEDVLARLGGDEFVILLEEVRDREGARRVAELALEAICGIREAQGHPITISASIGISSANGQEGRARGAQALLADADQAMYQAKQDGKNGIAISGHARWSQRLADPVLDRIL; translated from the coding sequence GTGAGCTTGCCGCGGCGCGTAGCTGCAATTGCCTTGCTCACACTCCTCGTTGTAACTCTTGGTTATCTTTTTAACCGTACCCAGGCGATTGACATCGATGCCCAGAACCGGGTCATGCTCAATTTGCGTGAACTGGAAAAGCTCGATGCCGGCTGGAACGTCAACATCCTGCGTTCGCACGTGGGACTCAATCCCGACTACGATCCCCTGGTGGCGCCCCTGCCGCGCATGCACCAGCTGACAACCGAGGTGGCATCGGCGCTGGCCATGACGCGCGGGCCGGAGGCGCTTGCCACCTACGGCCAGCTGGTCAGCGCGCTGCGCCAGAAGGAAGAGCTGGTGGAACAGTTCAAGAGCCAGAATGCGGTGCTGCGCAATTCGCTCATGTATATCCCGCCCGCCATTGCCGGTCTCAAGACGGAACTGACGGGCATCGAGGCGGCCCTGGTCCCGGCGCGCACGGTGCTGGCGCTCGATGCCGCGCTCAACACGCTGCTGACCGACCTGCTACGTTACAACATGGTGCCGGACCCGGCCCTGGGAACGGCCATCGAACGCCAGATCGTGCTGGTGGAATCGCTGCGCAGCGGCTTTTCGCCGACCATGGGGGCGGCCATCGAGGCCATGGCCGCCCACGCGCGCGCCATTGTGCGTTATCGCGAGCTGGAAAACCGGCTCGAGCGCCAGATTGCCGACACCGGCACCGGCGAACTGCTGGGGCGGCTGGCCACCCAGTTCGACCGCGCATTCGGCCAGGTCCAGATCGAGCGCCAGCGCTGGCGCGGCTACCTGTTCGCCTATTCGGGCATGCTGCTGTTCCTGGTGGTCCTGTTCGCGCGGCGCCTGCGGCGCAGCTACCTGATCATCAACCAGGTCAACCGCGACCTCAAGCGCGCCAACGAAACGCTGGAGCTGCGCGTGGCCGAGCGCACCGCCGCGCTGGAAGCGAAAAGCGAGCAGCTGGAAAAGCTGGCCATGTATGACATGCTCACCGGCCTCATCAACTATGGCCAGTTCACCCAGCTGCTGGACCGGGCCATGCTGCGCGCGGCGCGCCGCAACACCAATGTGGTGGTCATGTTCATCGACCTTGACGGCTTCAAGGCCGTCAATGACACCTGGGGCCACGCCGCCGGCAACGTGGTATTGCAGGAAGTGGCGCGCCGTGTGCAGGACAAGCTGCGCAAGGAAGACGTGCTGGCGCGCCTCGGTGGCGACGAGTTCGTGATCCTGCTTGAAGAAGTGCGCGACCGCGAAGGCGCCAGGCGCGTGGCCGAGCTGGCGCTGGAAGCAATCTGCGGCATCCGCGAGGCCCAGGGCCATCCCATCACCATCTCGGCCAGCATCGGCATTTCCAGCGCCAACGGCCAGGAAGGGCGTGCGCGCGGCGCCCAGGCCCTGCTGGCTGACGCCGACCAGGCCATGTACCAGGCCAAGCAGGACGGCAAGAACGGCATCGCCATCAGCGGCCATGCGCGCTGGTCCCAGCGCCTGGCCGACCCGGTGCTGGACCGGATTCTCTAG